The following proteins are co-located in the Acidimicrobiales bacterium genome:
- a CDS encoding cytochrome P450: MGFDHHDPAFVADPYPFYERARREGPVVRSEAYGGFWLLTRHGDVRAALIDWHTFSSARPNATAIPSTHDRTEPDLPIELDPPAHTAYRALVSPVFRRRRIEDLRPVLRRHATALCEEMCAKGSVDLVTDFAQPMSVASLAAFMDLPDEDRDRWVAWVTAMFDVTGDRDVVARATGEYYAYIDDLVAERAASPREDFITMLLDSEIDGVPLSHDDVRSFCRILLIAGHETTASAMAQTLALVGSRPGLLDELRGLEPESFDVAVEEFLRLAAPVQLLARDATRDVEMAGCPIPAGAAVAMGYGSANRDPEVFEQPDECRLDRSPNPHLTFGAGPHLCLGAHLARLELTVMLEVLVASVGSLTVDPGEISWKPRGDNRSPASVPATVSVR, translated from the coding sequence GTGGGCTTCGATCATCACGACCCGGCGTTCGTCGCCGATCCGTACCCGTTCTATGAGCGGGCACGCCGTGAGGGCCCGGTCGTGCGGTCCGAGGCCTACGGGGGCTTCTGGCTCCTGACCCGTCACGGTGACGTTCGCGCAGCGCTGATCGACTGGCACACGTTCTCGTCGGCCCGCCCGAACGCCACGGCGATCCCCTCGACGCACGATCGCACGGAGCCGGATCTGCCGATCGAACTCGACCCGCCGGCCCATACGGCCTACCGGGCACTCGTCAGTCCCGTCTTCCGGCGTCGTCGGATCGAGGACCTCAGGCCGGTTCTCCGGCGCCACGCCACCGCACTCTGTGAGGAGATGTGTGCAAAAGGGAGCGTCGACCTCGTGACCGACTTCGCGCAGCCGATGTCGGTGGCCAGCCTCGCAGCGTTCATGGACCTGCCCGACGAGGACCGTGACCGTTGGGTCGCATGGGTGACGGCGATGTTCGACGTGACAGGCGATCGTGATGTCGTCGCGAGGGCCACCGGGGAGTACTACGCGTACATCGACGACCTCGTGGCGGAGCGGGCGGCATCACCCCGGGAGGACTTCATCACGATGCTGTTGGATTCCGAGATCGACGGCGTGCCACTCAGTCACGACGATGTCCGCTCGTTCTGTCGGATCCTTCTGATCGCCGGCCACGAGACCACCGCGAGTGCCATGGCGCAGACCCTCGCCCTCGTCGGTTCCCGGCCGGGTCTCCTCGACGAACTGCGCGGCCTGGAACCCGAGAGTTTCGACGTCGCTGTGGAGGAGTTCCTGCGGCTCGCTGCTCCGGTGCAGCTGCTCGCCCGTGACGCGACCCGTGATGTCGAGATGGCGGGCTGCCCGATCCCGGCGGGCGCGGCGGTGGCGATGGGGTACGGGTCCGCCAATCGGGACCCCGAGGTCTTCGAACAGCCCGACGAATGTCGCCTCGACCGTTCCCCGAACCCGCACCTGACGTTCGGCGCGGGACCTCACCTCTGCCTGGGTGCTCATCTGGCCCGACTCGAGCTCACCGTGATGCTCGAGGTGCTCGTGGCGAGCGTCGGCTCGCTGACCGTCGACCCGGGCGAGATCAGCTGGAAGCCCCGCGGTGACAACCGCAGTCCGGCGTCTGTTCCCGCGACGGTTTCGGTGCGGTGA